Below is a genomic region from Herpetosiphonaceae bacterium.
CGTCGCCAGGAGCACGTTTGCGCACTGCTCGACCGAATCGAGGTCGACCCACTCCACCACGGCGTGAGCGCCCGTGCCGCTGGGACCGAAGACCACCGTGGGAATGCCCGCCGCCGAAAGGATCGCCGCGTCCATCCAGGGCGTTTCGCCGACGAGCTTCGGCTCGGAGCCAAGCAGCCGCTGCGCCTGCCGGGCCAGCTCCACAACGATCGGCGCGTCGGCGGCCACCTCGAAGGGCGACCGGACGAAGGTGGTGCGGAAGGTGGCCTTGAAGCTGGGATCGGCGGCGGCGATGCGATCCAGCACCGCCTGGATCTGCTCCTCGACGATCGCCTGTGTCTCGCCGGGTATCGTGCGCCGCTCGATCGTCGCGGTACAGCGCTCCGGATAGCTCGACGCCTCCTGCCCGCCCCGGATCAGCGATGCATGGAGCGAGCCGCTGCGCAGCAGTGGATGGGTCGGCGCTGCCCGTAACTCCCGATCAAGCTGCTCCAGGACCACCAGCACATGGCCCATCTTCGCAATCGCATCCACGCCAAGATCCGGGCGCGAGCCATGCGCCGCCACGCCGGTCGTCTCGACTTCCAGCCAGGTAAAGCCTTTGTGGGCGATACAGACCTGTAGCTGCGTCGGCTCGGTGACGATCGCCGCGTCTGCCCGCCAGCGCTTGACGATCGACTCGGTGCCGATGCTCTGGTACTCCTCGTCCGCCACGGCGGTCACGATTACATCGCCGCGCAGATGATGGCGTCTGGCAGCCGCGCCTGCCAGCATGATCGCCGCCAGACCGCCCTTCATGTCGTACGCGCCGCGACCGTAGAGGTAGTTGCCGATAATGCTTGGATTATGTGGCTGCTCCATGCCGGTGACGCCGACGGTATCGATGTGCGCGTTGAGCATCAGCGAGCGCCCGCCGCCGCTACCCCGCGCCATTGCAACCACGCTTGGCCGCCCCGGCACCGGCTCGTCGATCGTCACGTCCAGCCCGGCGCGCTCAAGCCAGGCGGCCACAAAACCCGCAATGGCCTGCTCTCCTACCGCGCCCGGCACCAGATCGGGATTGATCGAGTCGATCGCGACCAGATCGGAGAGTAACGCTGTCACCTCGTTCATGCAATTCATCCTTGATGTGTGGTCATGGGCTGATTATCGCATGTCGTCGAAAACGTGCCAATCGTGGGCCAGGCTCATGGGTATCGCAGACACAGCGCGGCGGCGAGGCCCGGGCCCCGCCGCCAATGGGAGTGCGCGTCTGCGCGCAAGCTTCTTCGGTCGCGGCTACCCGCAGATCGAGTTGCCGCCCGTGTGAGGCAGGCAGTAGGGCAGCGCCCCGCGCGGCACGAAGCCCCAGATGCCATGCGTCACATCGTGGATCAGCACGGCCTGCCTGTCTTTGGTGA
It encodes:
- a CDS encoding ArgE/DapE family deacylase; the protein is MNEVTALLSDLVAIDSINPDLVPGAVGEQAIAGFVAAWLERAGLDVTIDEPVPGRPSVVAMARGSGGGRSLMLNAHIDTVGVTGMEQPHNPSIIGNYLYGRGAYDMKGGLAAIMLAGAAARRHHLRGDVIVTAVADEEYQSIGTESIVKRWRADAAIVTEPTQLQVCIAHKGFTWLEVETTGVAAHGSRPDLGVDAIAKMGHVLVVLEQLDRELRAAPTHPLLRSGSLHASLIRGGQEASSYPERCTATIERRTIPGETQAIVEEQIQAVLDRIAAADPSFKATFRTTFVRSPFEVAADAPIVVELARQAQRLLGSEPKLVGETPWMDAAILSAAGIPTVVFGPSGTGAHAVVEWVDLDSVEQCANVLLATAVEFCG